From a single Okeanomitos corallinicola TIOX110 genomic region:
- a CDS encoding Mo-dependent nitrogenase C-terminal domain-containing protein, with amino-acid sequence MASMHHSHTQPNYHPPNYKSPGILKPLRHLLDGIQVRNYRLAHLLCQLIPCCCPFEQDINLFGRTFHIPALCKLNPLYDEFVALRFRALSYLADECSEDVTQYIC; translated from the coding sequence ATGGCATCTATGCACCATTCTCATACTCAACCTAACTATCATCCACCTAACTATAAAAGTCCTGGTATCCTCAAACCTCTGAGACACTTGTTAGATGGAATTCAAGTTAGAAATTATCGTCTAGCACATTTGCTCTGTCAGTTAATTCCCTGTTGCTGTCCTTTTGAGCAAGATATTAATTTATTTGGTCGGACATTTCATATTCCTGCATTGTGCAAACTCAATCCTCTCTATGATGAATTTGTCGCTTTACGATTTCGGGCTTTGTCATATCTTGCTGATGAATGTAGCGAAGATGTGACTCAATATATTTGCTAA
- the nifE gene encoding nitrogenase iron-molybdenum cofactor biosynthesis protein NifE: MKMTQSKINELLNESGCEHNQKKQGEKKNKSCTQQAQPGAAQGGCAFDGAMIALVPITDAAHLVHGPIACAGNSWGSRGSLSSGPMLYKTGFTTDITENDVIFGGEKKLYKGIIEIHKRYKPTAVFVYATCVTALIGDDMEAVCKVAAEKIGIPVVPVIAPGFIGSKNLGNRFGGEALLDYVVGTAEPEYTTPYDINLIGEYNIAGEMWGVLPLFEKLGIRVLSKITGDARYQEVTYAHRAKLNVMICSRALLNMARKMQERYDIPYLEESFYGIDDINRCLRNVAAKLGDADLQAKTEKLIAEETAALDIALAPYRERLKGKRVVLYTGGVKSWSIISAAKDLGIEVVATSTRKSTEEDKAKIKKLLGNDGIMLEKGNAKELLQLVKDTNADMLIAGGRNQYTALKARIPFLDINQERHHPYAGYMGMVEMARELYEALYSPIWDQIRKPAPWEV; the protein is encoded by the coding sequence ATGAAAATGACCCAAAGCAAAATTAACGAACTTCTGAATGAATCAGGATGCGAACATAATCAAAAAAAACAAGGAGAAAAGAAAAATAAATCTTGTACACAACAAGCTCAACCAGGAGCTGCTCAAGGGGGTTGTGCTTTTGATGGAGCGATGATTGCCTTAGTTCCTATTACCGATGCTGCTCATTTAGTACATGGACCGATTGCTTGCGCTGGTAACTCTTGGGGAAGTCGGGGCAGTTTGTCATCAGGTCCGATGCTTTATAAAACAGGTTTTACCACTGATATAACAGAAAATGATGTGATTTTTGGTGGTGAGAAAAAGCTTTATAAAGGCATTATCGAAATTCACAAACGTTACAAACCAACCGCAGTTTTTGTCTATGCTACCTGTGTCACTGCTTTAATTGGTGATGATATGGAAGCAGTTTGTAAAGTAGCGGCAGAAAAAATTGGTATTCCTGTTGTTCCTGTCATTGCTCCCGGATTTATTGGTAGTAAAAATCTAGGTAATCGTTTTGGTGGTGAAGCTTTACTAGATTATGTAGTTGGTACTGCTGAACCAGAATATACTACACCTTATGATATTAATTTGATTGGTGAGTACAATATTGCTGGGGAAATGTGGGGCGTTTTACCTTTATTTGAAAAGTTAGGTATTCGCGTTTTATCTAAAATTACTGGTGATGCTCGTTATCAAGAAGTTACCTATGCTCACCGCGCTAAATTAAATGTAATGATTTGCTCACGAGCATTGTTAAATATGGCGCGAAAAATGCAGGAACGTTATGATATTCCTTATTTAGAAGAGTCATTTTACGGCATTGATGATATTAACCGTTGTCTGAGAAATGTTGCTGCAAAATTAGGTGATGCTGACTTACAAGCAAAAACAGAAAAGTTAATTGCTGAAGAAACAGCCGCTTTAGATATTGCCCTTGCACCCTATAGAGAAAGATTAAAAGGTAAGAGGGTTGTACTCTATACTGGTGGGGTAAAAAGTTGGTCAATTATTTCCGCTGCTAAAGATTTAGGAATTGAAGTTGTTGCCACCAGTACCCGCAAAAGTACAGAAGAAGATAAAGCCAAAATCAAAAAATTATTAGGCAACGATGGCATTATGTTAGAAAAAGGTAATGCCAAAGAATTACTCCAATTGGTGAAGGATACAAACGCCGATATGTTAATAGCTGGTGGTAGAAATCAGTACACAGCTTTAAAAGCCAGAATTCCCTTTTTAGATATTAACCAAGAACGTCATCATCCCTATGCAGGTTACATGGGAATGGTAGAAATGGCCAGAGAATTGTATGAGGCTTTGTATAGTCCCATTTGGGATCAAATTCGTAAACCTGCACCTTGGGAAGTTTAG